A single genomic interval of Nitrospirota bacterium harbors:
- a CDS encoding DUF2309 domain-containing protein, which produces MTQAKEKPMPYTDVQRMELRSYANLAGEVVARLWPMRTFISRNPLQGLESLSFDKAVSRGEELFSGRGYLSSEAYRDAFRSGRIQQRHLDEVLRSLDSGKEIVFGDRRLSHLDLLRAAMVHGVQPSSSDRSAPAGSGSPREDATSLAQLTQWITAILKSDVLAESESLRLCEPDEWPYRETMATWCDRTIGTDLDDQINRQLIKWSAAFCDEGEATWSMPRREGTFFRAWKTAAQHDLSLSLLGIDRASEKISALSDRPEDALLESLERLKVPTSAWEEYLSRHVAALPGWAGFIKWRAEQTAYPWQEAYRIDLVKYLAVRLFYERELVDVSCRNSLNCSGNIEAIQDYARRFPHAVWFRRTLLKGQLPKKASADAARLQGWWRSSDAQAWEDLGRRWYGEHRLLRLEEATTDYARTLLRLAEALDIPTEQIVSMAPGDLRTLLHWFRAFPEQLHGSKWLEAYERSHQAIILRQLDTQAHGDVRLQRHGSPVRPPAQLAFCIDVRSEVFRRHLEQRGGYETFGFAGFFGLPVAYRALGTDFLTDLCPVLLKPKHIVREIPRTYQNGAALRRKSSSQMAKVGHDLLQDLKHNVVTPYVMVEAIGWLFGLPLLGKTLCPRWYHRVATWLKHLFMPEVATTLTVDKLPAVEAEEMVAAEQRIDITRWLRARFDVPGHRLTADRLEGIRRQALGEGPELQSASGDLGHLLALSTTEEEALIEDLRRECRITPRGTAAQLARIAQRGFTLTEQAYYVETSLRLMGLTSSWSRLVILCGHGSTSQNNPYESALDCGACGGSHGLPNARMFAMIANRPHVRELLAKRGLSIPADTHFLAALHDTTTDHVRIADLEDVPPTHRKELAQVLEDVNETGSMAAAERGIALQAASTRHDRRNSLQDVQLRSMDWAQVRPEWGLARNSLFIIGSRQLTQGVDLEGRSFLHSYDHRPDLDGKLLEIIMTAPLIVAQWINLEYYFSTVDPETYGSGSKVYHNVTGRIGVMTGGQSDLRMGLPVQTVMNGPRPYHEPMRLTAIIEAPRDRISSIINRQPLLQGIFNNRWLHLIAYEPSERRYYRYEGAGEWVHVTIETVDNETAVAGERA; this is translated from the coding sequence ATGACACAGGCGAAGGAGAAGCCGATGCCCTATACCGACGTGCAGCGAATGGAGCTGCGCTCCTATGCCAACCTCGCAGGCGAGGTGGTGGCGCGTCTCTGGCCGATGCGGACCTTCATCTCAAGAAATCCGCTGCAGGGACTTGAGTCGCTTAGTTTCGACAAGGCCGTGAGCCGGGGAGAAGAGCTCTTCAGCGGGCGGGGGTATTTATCCTCTGAGGCCTATCGCGACGCGTTTCGAAGCGGGCGTATCCAACAGCGGCATCTGGATGAGGTCTTACGGTCGCTCGACTCCGGGAAAGAAATTGTCTTCGGCGATCGCAGGCTTTCCCACCTGGACCTTCTCCGTGCCGCGATGGTGCATGGCGTGCAGCCGTCCTCCTCCGACCGATCCGCACCGGCCGGGTCCGGATCGCCACGCGAGGACGCCACGTCCCTCGCCCAACTCACGCAGTGGATCACAGCAATCCTAAAATCCGATGTGTTGGCCGAGAGTGAGAGCCTGCGCCTCTGTGAGCCGGACGAGTGGCCCTATCGGGAAACGATGGCCACCTGGTGCGATCGGACGATCGGGACCGATCTTGATGACCAAATTAACCGCCAATTGATCAAATGGAGTGCCGCCTTCTGCGACGAGGGGGAAGCCACCTGGTCGATGCCCCGTCGCGAGGGCACATTTTTTCGTGCCTGGAAGACTGCCGCGCAGCATGACCTGAGTCTGTCCTTGCTCGGAATCGACCGGGCATCGGAAAAAATCAGCGCGTTATCAGACCGCCCCGAGGATGCGCTCCTGGAATCGCTTGAGCGACTGAAGGTCCCCACATCGGCGTGGGAGGAATATCTCTCGCGCCATGTAGCGGCATTGCCGGGATGGGCCGGATTCATTAAATGGCGTGCCGAACAAACGGCGTATCCCTGGCAAGAGGCCTATCGCATCGACTTGGTGAAATATCTCGCCGTGCGCCTGTTCTATGAGCGGGAGCTGGTGGACGTCTCCTGCCGGAACAGTTTGAACTGCTCAGGGAATATCGAGGCGATTCAGGATTATGCGCGGCGGTTTCCCCATGCAGTCTGGTTTCGCCGTACGCTCCTGAAGGGACAGCTCCCGAAGAAAGCCTCGGCGGATGCCGCGAGGCTGCAGGGCTGGTGGCGATCGTCGGATGCCCAGGCCTGGGAGGATCTCGGTCGGCGGTGGTACGGCGAGCACCGGCTTCTCCGCCTGGAAGAGGCCACCACCGACTATGCCCGCACCCTATTACGGCTGGCTGAGGCCCTCGACATCCCCACCGAGCAGATCGTCTCGATGGCGCCTGGCGATCTCAGGACGCTCCTGCACTGGTTCCGGGCCTTTCCAGAACAGCTGCATGGCTCCAAGTGGCTGGAGGCCTATGAACGTTCGCACCAGGCCATAATCCTGCGGCAGCTGGACACGCAGGCTCACGGCGACGTCCGTCTACAGCGCCATGGGAGCCCTGTGCGTCCGCCCGCGCAGCTCGCCTTTTGTATCGATGTGCGATCGGAAGTCTTTCGCCGGCATCTGGAGCAGCGCGGCGGCTATGAGACCTTCGGTTTTGCCGGATTCTTCGGGTTGCCTGTCGCCTATCGCGCGCTCGGCACAGACTTTTTGACGGACCTGTGCCCGGTGCTCCTCAAACCGAAGCACATCGTTCGCGAGATCCCGCGGACCTATCAGAACGGGGCCGCGCTGCGACGGAAATCGAGCAGCCAGATGGCCAAGGTCGGACATGACCTGCTGCAGGATCTCAAACACAACGTCGTGACGCCCTATGTCATGGTGGAAGCGATCGGATGGCTCTTCGGATTGCCGTTGTTAGGAAAGACGCTTTGTCCTCGCTGGTATCATCGAGTGGCAACCTGGCTGAAGCACTTGTTTATGCCTGAGGTGGCCACGACCTTGACGGTAGACAAACTCCCCGCCGTTGAGGCGGAAGAGATGGTCGCGGCCGAGCAACGGATAGATATTACACGATGGCTGCGTGCGAGATTCGACGTGCCGGGCCACCGGCTGACGGCTGACAGGCTTGAGGGCATCCGGCGTCAGGCTCTGGGAGAAGGCCCAGAGCTCCAGTCGGCGTCGGGCGATCTCGGTCATCTCCTGGCTCTCTCGACGACGGAGGAAGAGGCCTTGATCGAGGACCTCCGCCGTGAATGCCGGATCACGCCTCGCGGCACCGCAGCCCAGCTCGCGCGGATCGCGCAGAGAGGGTTCACGCTGACCGAACAGGCGTACTACGTGGAGACCTCGCTTCGGCTCATGGGCTTGACCTCATCCTGGTCGCGCCTCGTCATCCTGTGCGGGCATGGGAGCACCTCACAAAACAATCCCTATGAATCGGCGCTGGATTGCGGCGCCTGTGGAGGGAGCCATGGGCTTCCAAATGCACGCATGTTCGCGATGATTGCCAACCGGCCACACGTACGCGAGCTATTGGCGAAGCGGGGCCTGTCCATCCCGGCGGACACCCATTTTCTCGCGGCCCTCCACGACACGACGACGGATCACGTCCGGATCGCGGATCTGGAAGATGTGCCGCCGACGCACCGCAAGGAGCTGGCGCAGGTGCTGGAAGACGTGAACGAAACCGGGTCCATGGCTGCCGCTGAACGAGGGATCGCGCTGCAGGCCGCGTCCACCCGGCACGATCGTCGAAACTCGCTGCAGGACGTGCAACTCCGCAGTATGGATTGGGCGCAGGTCCGTCCTGAGTGGGGCTTGGCAAGAAACAGTCTGTTCATTATCGGGAGCCGACAGTTGACGCAGGGGGTCGATCTTGAGGGCCGATCCTTCCTGCATTCCTACGACCATCGGCCAGACCTGGACGGGAAGCTGCTGGAGATCATCATGACGGCGCCCCTGATCGTGGCGCAATGGATCAATCTGGAATATTACTTTTCAACGGTAGATCCGGAGACCTACGGCAGCGGCAGCAAGGTGTACCACAATGTGACGGGTCGTATCGGGGTGATGACGGGGGGGCAAAGCGACCTCCGGATGGGATTGCCCGTTCAGACAGTCATGAACGGCCCGCGCCCATACCATGAGCCCATGCGCCTGACGGCCATTATCGAAGCCCCGCGGGACCGGATTTCTTCCATCATCAATCGCCAGCCGCTGCTGCAGGGGATCTTCAACAATCGGTGGCTTCACCTGATCGCCTACGAACCGAGCGAACGGCGATATTATCGCTATGAGGGCGCAGGAGAATGGGTTCACGTCACCATTGAGACCGTCGATAACGAAACGGCTGTCGCCGGCGAGCGGGCCTAA
- a CDS encoding isocitrate dehydrogenase has product MPTCTEIAKATKKKREIKLVGIDMYLIYDKGIPKFEDIGPFKCEFISNRGTKVWPGFVSPDLLQVNWYRCRFMATKDVQDADVNTFLDALTKQGWWWSASQKLWNYDGEAGFSKAY; this is encoded by the coding sequence ATGCCAACATGTACTGAAATTGCGAAAGCGACGAAGAAGAAACGCGAGATCAAATTGGTCGGGATCGATATGTACCTCATCTACGATAAGGGGATCCCGAAATTCGAAGACATCGGGCCGTTCAAGTGTGAATTCATTTCGAACCGAGGCACGAAAGTCTGGCCCGGCTTTGTGAGCCCGGATCTGCTGCAGGTCAATTGGTACCGCTGCAGGTTTATGGCGACCAAGGACGTACAAGATGCGGACGTCAACACCTTTCTGGACGCCTTGACCAAGCAGGGCTGGTGGTGGTCTGCCTCCCAGAAATTGTGGAACTACGACGGGGAAGCCGGATTCAGCAAGGCGTACTAG
- a CDS encoding L-threonylcarbamoyladenylate synthase, producing MTPTGKVLPAANEESIRLAAEVIRNGGLVAFPTETVYGLGCDALNPDAVARVFEAKRRPSFDPLIVHIATEASLDGLVQAISPAERRLIKRFWPGPLTLVLPKRAQVPDLVTAGLPTVAIRMPSHPVAQALIREAGVPIAAPSANPFGYVSPTSAQHVVEGLGDRVDLILDGGPCPIGVESTIVSMGDTWPEVLRPGNITLAEIQEVIGQVVRGTASRPVAAPGQLPRHYATRTPLTILAAQGARPVVHGHERAGLLAVSAPLHRDEGFCAIEVLSTSGDLREAARNLFAALRRLDALGLDRLYAEPCDERGLGLAIMDRLQRCAVSTD from the coding sequence ATGACTCCAACAGGGAAAGTGCTCCCGGCAGCGAACGAGGAGTCGATCAGGCTTGCCGCCGAGGTGATCCGGAACGGCGGCCTCGTCGCCTTCCCGACCGAAACGGTGTATGGGCTCGGCTGCGATGCGCTGAATCCCGATGCCGTGGCGCGCGTTTTCGAGGCCAAGCGCCGACCGTCGTTTGACCCCCTCATCGTGCACATCGCGACCGAAGCGTCTCTCGATGGGTTGGTTCAGGCCATCAGCCCAGCCGAACGCCGATTGATCAAACGATTCTGGCCCGGTCCGCTGACGCTCGTCCTCCCGAAGCGAGCGCAGGTTCCCGATCTCGTGACGGCAGGGCTTCCCACCGTCGCGATTCGGATGCCGTCCCATCCGGTGGCACAAGCGCTGATCCGGGAAGCGGGCGTCCCGATCGCCGCGCCAAGCGCCAATCCGTTCGGCTACGTAAGTCCGACGTCTGCGCAACATGTGGTGGAGGGACTCGGCGATCGCGTCGACCTGATTCTCGACGGAGGCCCGTGCCCGATTGGCGTGGAATCCACCATCGTATCGATGGGCGACACCTGGCCGGAGGTCCTGCGGCCTGGCAACATTACGCTCGCAGAAATCCAGGAAGTCATCGGCCAGGTTGTGCGAGGGACTGCCAGCCGGCCCGTGGCTGCGCCGGGCCAACTCCCCCGCCATTATGCAACCAGGACACCGCTAACCATTCTGGCTGCTCAAGGGGCCAGACCAGTTGTTCATGGCCACGAGCGCGCCGGACTGTTGGCTGTCTCGGCACCGCTCCACAGGGACGAGGGGTTCTGCGCGATCGAAGTGCTCTCGACATCAGGCGATCTGCGGGAGGCTGCACGGAATTTGTTTGCGGCGCTGCGGAGGCTGGATGCGCTGGGCCTCGATCGCCTGTACGCCGAGCCCTGCGACGAACGAGGCCTGGGTCTGGCAATCATGGACCGGCTTCAGCGCTGTGCAGTGTCAACCGACTAG
- a CDS encoding Mur ligase family protein, whose translation MPDTDSMKFPRYQAVPFSSYKEVTDFLRELETACILRGQPSDGTVSFGALARCLHELGRPDRAYRSVHITGTNGKTSVSRMTAALIQASGMKVGLYTSPHLGHFRERIAVNGQPISERELLDACNHLKSLMDWAGAELTSFEFLTAAAFFAFRTAKVDYAVVEVGIGGRQDATNIIAPEVSVITNVDYDHMDILGDRLEQIAAEKSGIIKPLTPVVCGPMQEGPRSLILSRAEQLKAPVLSIGQEYDTSDFVRTGYRGTCTIRVGSTIWEEVTVDSPAAFMATNAAHAVAAYDVLRRRGLVTALDGPALRHTFEQIHLPACCEVLPGHPTIIIDGAHNAPAAASLSSTIRSVCEGRRTVLLVSLSREKEFEKIIRHLACAGADRAIFTRYPQDRSVDPQDLSDIWRSCTPAAAEIVGDPDDAFRRAVQGAGSQGLVVVTGSLELGGYCRPLAQAALSDVGV comes from the coding sequence ATGCCGGATACGGATTCGATGAAGTTCCCGCGATATCAGGCGGTTCCGTTCTCCTCCTACAAAGAGGTGACCGATTTTCTGCGCGAACTTGAAACCGCCTGCATCCTGCGCGGCCAGCCCTCGGACGGCACCGTCAGCTTCGGAGCCCTCGCACGATGTCTGCACGAACTCGGCCGTCCAGACCGAGCCTACCGGTCCGTACACATCACCGGCACCAACGGAAAAACCAGCGTGAGTCGTATGACGGCGGCGTTGATCCAAGCCAGCGGGATGAAGGTCGGACTCTATACCAGTCCCCATCTCGGACATTTTCGAGAACGGATCGCCGTCAACGGTCAGCCGATTAGCGAACGGGAATTGCTGGATGCCTGCAACCACCTCAAGTCGCTGATGGACTGGGCAGGAGCCGAACTGACGTCCTTTGAGTTTCTCACCGCCGCCGCCTTCTTCGCGTTCCGCACGGCCAAGGTGGACTATGCCGTCGTCGAGGTCGGTATCGGCGGGCGGCAAGACGCCACCAACATCATCGCGCCCGAGGTGTCGGTCATCACCAACGTGGACTACGACCATATGGATATTCTGGGCGACAGGCTGGAGCAGATCGCCGCGGAAAAATCAGGGATCATCAAACCGTTGACTCCCGTCGTCTGCGGGCCCATGCAGGAGGGTCCTCGATCGCTGATTCTGTCGCGGGCGGAGCAGCTGAAGGCTCCGGTCTTGTCGATCGGACAGGAGTATGACACCAGTGATTTCGTGCGCACCGGGTACCGTGGAACATGCACGATTCGAGTCGGAAGCACCATCTGGGAAGAGGTCACCGTGGATTCCCCCGCCGCCTTTATGGCCACCAACGCCGCACATGCGGTCGCCGCCTATGATGTCCTTCGACGCCGCGGGTTGGTCACGGCCTTGGATGGACCGGCGCTTCGTCACACATTCGAACAGATTCACTTGCCGGCCTGCTGTGAAGTACTTCCCGGACATCCGACGATCATCATCGACGGGGCCCACAATGCGCCGGCTGCCGCCAGTCTCTCTTCAACCATCCGAAGCGTCTGTGAAGGCCGCCGAACGGTGTTGCTGGTCTCGCTTTCACGGGAGAAAGAGTTCGAAAAAATTATCCGGCATCTGGCCTGTGCTGGAGCTGACCGGGCCATCTTCACCCGGTATCCACAGGATCGCTCGGTCGACCCTCAGGATCTTTCGGATATCTGGCGATCCTGTACGCCGGCCGCGGCAGAAATCGTGGGCGACCCCGATGATGCCTTTCGCAGGGCAGTCCAAGGAGCAGGGTCTCAAGGGCTTGTCGTGGTCACCGGGTCTTTGGAGTTGGGGGGCTATTGCCGTCCCCTCGCGCAAGCGGCGTTATCGGACGTTGGCGTCTAA
- a CDS encoding Na-translocating system protein MpsC family protein has protein sequence MTHTTRNKADVEYAIMLAVLNFQKEFMQSHYSHIQVRFLENLIEVDLTRTSPIPAEERLAQSQEGRTQLKQMHRALFSAGRDMLKQQLEEILGKKICEIVADLEPLSGKSMIVIRLDETADSSA, from the coding sequence ATGACACACACGACTCGCAACAAGGCCGATGTCGAATATGCGATTATGTTGGCCGTGCTGAACTTCCAAAAAGAGTTCATGCAATCGCACTATTCGCACATCCAGGTTCGGTTTCTTGAGAATTTGATCGAGGTGGACCTGACCAGAACCTCGCCGATTCCGGCAGAAGAGCGGCTCGCTCAATCCCAGGAAGGACGTACCCAGCTCAAACAGATGCACCGGGCGTTGTTCAGCGCAGGACGGGATATGTTGAAGCAACAGCTTGAAGAGATACTCGGCAAAAAGATCTGTGAGATAGTCGCCGATCTTGAACCACTTTCAGGGAAAAGCATGATCGTCATCAGGCTGGATGAAACAGCTGATAGCTCAGCTTGA
- a CDS encoding isocitrate/isopropylmalate family dehydrogenase encodes MGTQHIVTMLPGEGTGPEICEAVRLVIDASGVNIKWEYEEIGLDCLDKHGTLLPDKTVQAIARNKIALKGPTTTPIGTGHKSANVTLRKVFDLYANVRPAKLIPVLKRPWDKIDILNFRENTEDCYAAIEHMVSDEVAQCLKVITWPGSYRIAEFAFKWAKANGRKKIYCVHKANIMKMTDGLFLDAFREVAKKYPDIESGDIIVDNCCMQLVRNPAQFDCLVLPNLYGDILTDLCAGLVGGLGFAPGANVGDNCAIFEAVHGSAPKYAGLKKVNPSAVLVSGIMMLRWLKEEAAADRIQKAMFAVLDERKHVTYDVGGTATTDEYAQAIVDKMQAKA; translated from the coding sequence ATGGGTACACAGCATATCGTAACGATGTTGCCGGGAGAGGGCACTGGCCCGGAAATTTGTGAAGCGGTGCGGCTGGTGATCGATGCCAGCGGCGTCAATATCAAATGGGAGTACGAAGAGATCGGACTGGACTGCCTGGATAAGCACGGCACGTTGCTGCCGGACAAGACGGTCCAAGCCATCGCCAGAAACAAGATCGCGTTGAAAGGGCCCACGACCACGCCGATCGGGACCGGTCACAAGAGCGCGAACGTGACACTGCGGAAGGTGTTCGACCTGTACGCCAACGTGCGGCCCGCGAAGCTGATCCCAGTGCTCAAGAGGCCCTGGGACAAGATCGATATCCTGAACTTTCGGGAAAACACCGAAGACTGTTACGCCGCCATTGAACACATGGTGTCCGACGAAGTGGCGCAATGTTTAAAAGTCATCACCTGGCCTGGCTCCTATCGTATCGCTGAGTTTGCCTTTAAGTGGGCCAAAGCCAATGGGCGCAAGAAGATCTACTGCGTCCACAAGGCCAACATCATGAAGATGACCGACGGGCTCTTTCTCGATGCCTTCAGGGAGGTCGCCAAGAAATATCCGGATATCGAGTCCGGCGACATCATTGTCGACAATTGCTGCATGCAGCTCGTGAGAAACCCGGCACAGTTCGACTGCTTGGTGCTCCCGAACCTGTATGGCGACATCCTGACGGATCTCTGTGCCGGACTGGTCGGCGGGCTCGGGTTTGCACCGGGCGCCAACGTAGGCGATAACTGCGCGATTTTCGAAGCGGTCCACGGCTCTGCGCCGAAGTATGCCGGACTGAAGAAGGTCAATCCCTCGGCCGTGCTGGTCTCCGGAATCATGATGCTCCGTTGGTTAAAAGAAGAAGCGGCAGCCGATCGGATCCAAAAGGCGATGTTTGCCGTTCTCGATGAGCGGAAGCACGTGACATACGACGTCGGCGGGACGGCGACAACGGACGAGTATGCACAAGCCATCGTGGATAAAATGCAGGCGAAGGCCTGA
- a CDS encoding IPT/TIG domain-containing protein: MDEHAQDQVEASMSQPNRSFEKTRTRWILALIVTAFGVSGVSPGFGASARPVTLQPDHATPGATLSLNGKGFGNFQSVQTNKVTVNGVPALIQRWESDLIEVKVPLTATSGPVEVVVGKKKRPAGTLTIVQPHIESITPAEAERGTLLQITGRHFGVTAGARDPNTMFGVNDVVIGGGVVRPRRWTDNLIEVKIPANAVSGDVVVRLASSDPLPDGSCCAPVTHVVSNAVPISLIPSIRVDPVHGPAGTKVVLFGQGVGTGKGPNDAVLIGGKPATIAQWNDEVIVVHVPLGAESGPMVLKSRGRERTVGTFTVHVPKATTISPASAPIGTLLRINGEHFGYYSESGSTPYNFMDFNTGENRVEIGGVPAVIYRWNDDRIDVWVPFSAKSGPVVIYRSANKPNPDGSCCAERGVVATGAGDFTLVTPVIESYEPKSAGLDERVTIKGKGFGTFLKTAEHTELAINQKAYKRRLDVEINESDTSTTVVSNVSRTEVLFNGAAALVQSWSDTEIVVTVPHRNLYGIGRRGEFFDNLATGPLVVRRGSWDVLPDGTCCSPKQWVTREAGSFTIEAKGLPDTGYWNNNRPDANTNQ; this comes from the coding sequence ATGGATGAGCATGCGCAAGATCAGGTGGAGGCGTCTATGAGTCAACCGAACCGGTCCTTCGAGAAGACCAGGACGCGATGGATCCTGGCGCTGATTGTCACGGCGTTTGGGGTTTCCGGAGTCTCCCCTGGATTTGGCGCATCCGCTCGCCCCGTCACGCTCCAGCCGGACCATGCCACTCCTGGCGCAACCCTGTCGCTCAACGGGAAAGGATTTGGGAATTTCCAATCTGTCCAAACTAATAAAGTCACGGTGAACGGTGTGCCGGCTCTCATACAGCGATGGGAATCTGACCTGATCGAAGTGAAGGTGCCGTTGACGGCGACAAGCGGTCCCGTTGAGGTGGTGGTGGGTAAGAAGAAGCGGCCTGCCGGGACATTGACGATCGTGCAACCGCACATCGAGAGCATCACACCGGCGGAAGCCGAGCGGGGCACGCTGCTCCAGATCACGGGGCGCCATTTCGGCGTGACGGCAGGCGCGCGCGATCCCAATACCATGTTCGGCGTGAATGATGTGGTGATCGGCGGTGGCGTGGTGCGCCCTCGGCGATGGACAGACAACCTGATTGAAGTCAAGATCCCCGCGAACGCGGTGTCCGGAGACGTCGTCGTTCGCTTGGCCTCTTCCGATCCGCTGCCGGATGGATCCTGCTGCGCACCGGTGACGCATGTGGTGAGTAACGCGGTGCCGATCTCGTTGATTCCTTCAATCCGTGTGGACCCCGTCCATGGTCCTGCCGGCACCAAGGTCGTGCTGTTTGGGCAGGGGGTCGGCACCGGCAAGGGGCCGAACGACGCGGTACTGATCGGCGGGAAGCCGGCCACGATTGCGCAATGGAACGACGAGGTGATTGTCGTCCATGTGCCACTCGGGGCTGAGTCGGGCCCGATGGTGCTGAAGAGCCGCGGGCGCGAACGGACGGTGGGCACCTTCACCGTCCATGTTCCCAAGGCCACCACGATAAGTCCGGCGAGCGCGCCCATCGGCACGCTGCTCCGCATCAACGGAGAGCACTTCGGGTACTATTCCGAAAGCGGCTCGACGCCCTACAATTTCATGGACTTCAATACAGGCGAAAATCGCGTGGAGATCGGCGGGGTCCCGGCCGTCATCTATCGCTGGAACGACGACCGGATCGATGTCTGGGTGCCCTTCAGCGCGAAAAGCGGACCAGTCGTGATCTATCGCAGTGCCAACAAGCCGAACCCGGATGGCTCCTGCTGCGCCGAACGGGGAGTGGTGGCGACGGGCGCCGGAGACTTTACGCTGGTGACGCCGGTCATCGAGTCGTATGAACCGAAATCAGCCGGGTTGGATGAGCGGGTGACGATCAAGGGGAAAGGATTCGGAACGTTTCTCAAGACCGCTGAGCATACGGAACTGGCGATAAACCAGAAAGCCTATAAGCGGCGACTCGATGTGGAAATCAACGAGTCCGATACGAGCACGACCGTCGTGTCGAACGTGTCGAGAACGGAAGTGCTGTTCAATGGGGCGGCTGCCCTGGTTCAGTCTTGGAGCGATACGGAGATTGTGGTGACGGTGCCGCATCGGAATCTCTATGGGATCGGGAGGCGGGGTGAGTTTTTCGACAATCTGGCGACTGGTCCGCTGGTCGTTCGGCGTGGCTCCTGGGATGTGCTTCCCGATGGCACCTGCTGCTCGCCGAAGCAGTGGGTGACGCGTGAGGCCGGATCGTTCACGATTGAAGCGAAGGGACTCCCCGACACAGGCTATTGGAATAACAATCGGCCCGACGCGAACACCAATCAGTAG
- the cysD gene encoding sulfate adenylyltransferase subunit CysD: MQHLRDLEDQSVYVIRESYKHFDNLAMLWSMGKDSTVLLWLARKAFFGHVPFPLVHIDTGYEMPELIDYRDRLCREWGLNLVVGQNKEALAEGMNHTVGRVSCCSALKIEALKQTIATHGWTAVILGIRADEEGTRAKERYFSLRDKHGEWDFRDQPPELWDQYKTTFPAGSHVRVHPLLDWTELNIWEYIELEQIPLPNLYFDRGNGTRYRSLGCVPCTGTVNSCANTIPQIITELRTTTTAERAGRAQDEGRGMETLRKLGHM; encoded by the coding sequence GTGCAACATCTTCGCGACCTCGAAGACCAAAGCGTCTATGTGATCCGTGAGTCCTACAAACACTTCGACAACCTCGCCATGCTCTGGTCGATGGGCAAGGACTCGACCGTGCTGCTCTGGCTTGCACGCAAGGCCTTCTTCGGGCATGTGCCGTTTCCACTGGTACATATCGATACGGGTTACGAGATGCCGGAATTGATCGACTATCGGGACCGGCTCTGCCGAGAGTGGGGGCTCAATCTGGTCGTCGGCCAGAACAAGGAGGCCTTGGCGGAAGGTATGAACCACACGGTCGGACGCGTAAGCTGTTGCTCGGCCCTCAAGATCGAGGCGCTCAAACAGACCATCGCCACACATGGGTGGACGGCCGTCATTCTCGGCATTCGCGCGGACGAGGAAGGCACGCGGGCGAAAGAGCGCTACTTCTCGCTCCGGGACAAACATGGAGAATGGGATTTCCGCGACCAGCCTCCGGAACTGTGGGATCAGTACAAGACAACGTTTCCCGCCGGTTCTCATGTACGCGTGCATCCGCTGCTGGATTGGACCGAACTCAACATTTGGGAGTACATCGAGCTGGAGCAGATTCCCCTGCCGAACCTGTACTTCGACCGGGGCAACGGCACCCGTTATCGGAGCCTCGGTTGCGTGCCTTGCACGGGAACTGTCAACTCCTGTGCGAACACGATTCCACAAATCATCACGGAGTTGCGGACCACGACGACCGCTGAACGCGCCGGTCGGGCACAAGACGAAGGCCGCGGCATGGAAACCCTCCGCAAACTCGGACATATGTAA
- the larB gene encoding nickel pincer cofactor biosynthesis protein LarB, whose amino-acid sequence MKREIKLATGTRSKKPRAASDSASLGGLRSARQGFPSVVFCDGKTPQEIVRLARKLLAQHRHLLVPRVSPEIARALLRLDRRAVYHKAAKAVTVQDPTQRLKGDLLIVTAGTADTPIAEETRVTAEVMGSRVEVISDVGVAGLHRVLARHSRLLQARVIVVVAGMDGALPSIVGGLVNCPVIAVPTSIGYGASFGGVATLLTMLNSCASGVGVVNINNGFSAGCLAHRINMVTGE is encoded by the coding sequence ATGAAGAGGGAGATCAAACTGGCAACCGGCACACGTTCCAAAAAGCCGCGCGCGGCGAGCGACAGCGCATCTCTCGGTGGGCTGCGGTCCGCTCGGCAAGGGTTTCCGTCCGTGGTCTTTTGTGACGGCAAAACTCCACAAGAAATTGTGAGGCTCGCGCGCAAGCTGCTGGCTCAGCATCGGCATCTGCTGGTGCCCCGGGTTTCGCCAGAGATTGCACGTGCCCTGCTGCGATTGGATCGCCGCGCCGTGTATCACAAGGCGGCCAAAGCCGTCACGGTTCAGGATCCAACACAACGGCTCAAGGGAGACCTGTTGATCGTGACGGCGGGAACCGCCGACACCCCGATTGCGGAGGAAACGCGAGTGACGGCTGAAGTGATGGGGAGCCGGGTGGAAGTGATCTCTGACGTGGGTGTGGCCGGTCTACACCGAGTGCTGGCCCGTCATAGCAGACTCTTGCAAGCCCGTGTCATCGTGGTGGTAGCCGGTATGGATGGGGCGCTTCCGAGCATCGTCGGCGGACTGGTCAACTGCCCCGTCATCGCAGTCCCGACAAGCATCGGCTACGGGGCCAGCTTTGGCGGCGTCGCCACTCTCCTCACCATGCTGAACTCATGCGCCTCCGGCGTGGGGGTGGTCAACATCAACAACGGATTCAGCGCCGGCTGCCTGGCGCACCGCATCAATATGGTAACCGGTGAATAG